tgtgtttcataTCAtcgtttattattattgtggtGTTTTTCATTTAAGTGAAACACTGCTTTACTAGCTCCACTAATTTAAATTACTGCTGCTGCgtttgagaaaaagaaataaactaaCAAAAGTGAAATCAATGTGTAATATCCTTGGCACAAACTTATGAAAATCTGTGATCAGGAATAAAATCCATGGCTACTGTGCTTCTCTGGACAAGGGGCCCCCACGTGAAGCACTGCCCCCCAGCATCAATGGTTTCATTCACATACACAAGTTATTCTCTTCAGCTGACTCACAACTGCAGGGACAACCTTGACTTTTCTGCTGTACGTTGCACTGCTCACCCAACAAAACGGAGGTGCTTCTAAATGCTCTGTCCATGAGCTTCAgatagaaaatataaatgtgaacgactgacatttttattccaaatatttatctGCCTTTTCACAACCTGGAGCCGACAACTCTAGTCGCAGCAGTTTGTTGAATTCAGTACTTTGTAACGTGTTGCCAACAGATTTCAGACTTGGGATCTTGAATCCATCCTGATTCAAGTGACatcatttaattatttgatGGACGCCCCAAATAATCAAAGACAAATGAATATAGTTCAGGAATGATGGTTTTGAATATAGTTGGATGAAATGAGAGATGTTGGTTGAGAAAATGTGATTGTACCTTTGAATATTTTGGTTTTCCTCCTTTGTGCAATGAATccaatgatgaaaaaaaaagaaagcaaatgcTAAAAGTCTGTGGATATTCAGGACCAGCAGAAATGTTTTTGCTGTTCGGTTTTGGTTCAGCAGACATTCTTGTTCCTTCAGCTAATCTCTGGGATCCAAATGTTGAGGATGTGTGTTGGTTTTGTCAATGAAAGACCTACATATAAGATTAAAAGAGATGTCCAGGTGTTCTACTCGGGGTCAAAGTCTTTCAGTCCAGATGAGGAGAGGAGGCTGTTGGATTCTAgactatttctttttctttttcttggttGTCAAGCACCCAGTGTTATAGCCCCGATGGTCCACCTGAGGAGCTCTAGACACTGATCCATTGTTGAGCCTCACCTGTCCTTGacttccacctccacctgtccTGGAGAAGACCTCCAAGTTCACCATTGAGCCTTTAGAgccttcatttttttgttttggtcttgCAAAGCCATCTGCAAAGGAACCACTGGATATagacaaggaggaagaggaactagaagaggaagaagatgatgagAGGTAGCATGGGTGCGGGGTGGGAGGTTTGTGGACAGCTTTTGAAGAGATTGAGGAGACCcttgggggaggtgggggaggagtgTTGCGTTTTGGTGATGATTGGGGGTGTTTGCTGGACACGATCAGGCCTTGGAGCTTATCGACAACCTCAGCCAATAGGTTGAGAGCCCGAGCATTCTCCTCCACGCTGTCAGAGATCATTTCTGTTGCCGCCATCATTTTCTGGCCAAGATGACAGACGCCCTGAGTGCCCTGTTCAATGCTGCTGGCCACCAGCTGAACGCTGGACCTGAGCTCTTCCATGCTGCACTGTTTGGTGAGCTGCAGAGACTGTCGACGGAGTTTTGGTTGGTTCTGACACCCATTGTGATGTTGAGCAGTAGAGGAGAGTTTCATCAAGGGATGATTTAGAGGCTCTTCTTGATGATGTTGCCTTCTGGGGGCTGGGGGAGCGCGACCTCCCTCATGCCGAACTGAGCAATGAGCTGCAGGACTTGAAGGTGCTGTTTGGGCTCTGAGAGGACTCGTACCGGAACAAGGAGCAATCCTGCCAGGTGTACGGATGTTCCTACAGTGTCCCCTACCAGCCCCTTTCTTGTACAGGGCGGGGGAGTTGGGGAGGCTGAGACTGTAAGCTGCAGTGATTGGAGGAGGAGGGTAGGCATAGTCATCACTGCACCCACCAGCagaggcaccgtcccccctgtTGGGTTTAGGCTTGTCCGGAAACAAACCTCCATGTAGGAATATGGAAGAAGATTAGTGGCAACAAAAACCAAAGTTCAAAAGAACAATGACGCAAAAAGTAGCTGAAAGATGAAGTCACACATTTTTTActcatgatgatgacaatgatgtaCAAGTTTGTGAACTGGGTGGTCCATATGAGCTGGTTGTCACAATACTGTTGCTGCATGAATCTAAAGGTGGACATCATGATCAATGAAGACAAAATGCAGGAATACACGAATGAGTCGAGTGAAATGACTGGGCCTGTATTCATAAAGCCTCTGCGCGTCTTACTGTTAACATCTGATCTCTTCTTAAACTCAGGAGCTTTCTACCAATGTCCTTACTGCAGCAGTCTGACAGGGAACAACAGGTGTAATTTACACCTGTTGTTAGTCTGGAAGCATCTGATCAGACCTCCACCCCATCAGAAGATGGAAATGGTGATGTTCCACAGATCAACACCCTAAATGAGGTGCTGCTTGCTTTGTTTTCAGGAAAGAAGAAATCAGAAGCTCCCAAAAGTTCATTCAACTGTGTTCTTGAAAAGAGGACAGAAACAAAGAACGCAGTAAGAGTCTTGTTTCGTATCTGATGAGCTCTGCTATGATGTTTGTCGAGGCTTTTGGTTTGTTTAGTTATGTGCTTTTACTTATATTAGTTTAATTATGTGATTTTAGTTGTGTTAGATTTCTGAATTTTCCTGCTACACTTGATTTGTTGGCTTTAGTCTCTGATCCTGGATGGAGTTGCAGATACCACtggacagccaatcacagcagtgCTTCATATGACGGATCTCTGTCATTGGGTCAAACTCCGTTCATATCGGTGGTGGTTGGTGATGACATTTATGGATCTACATGAGTCAGTCTGACACATCTTGCTTTGGATTCCTTCATGACatggaatgaaaacagatgACAGCGGTGATGTCATGGAGTGACCGTCCTCCTCGCTTCTATCTCTTACCATTGCAGGGGGTGGGACTAAAGAGGGAAGGAACCGACTGGTTGACTTCTCCCTTCCAAAGCTGTGTGGTTtgcagacacagagaggaaCTTCCAATCAACTCGTAGCGTGGGAGATGAGGGTGTGACTGTGCACCGCGAGGGAGGGGCAAAGGCTTGGTTTCAAAGTCAGATCTTCTAAGCTCCTCCCCCGACCTGGCCCTCCTGGCAGGGACACGGTGCTCCCACGTGAGGCGCCGGAGACTGCTCCAACGACTACCAACCAGACCTTCAGGACCTCTGTGAACATCTCCGTTCTTGGTGAACAAAAGATAAATAACCAATTCCAACAGTTACAGCGAAATGACTCCAATGGTTACCATGGGAACAGCTGAGGTACGAATTTAATAGACTGGTGACCAAATGTTCTACCTGATCAGTCTGATCAGTTCATCAAACCTGCTTCCTGAAAAGGGATACGTACATTTAACACAGTGTGGGCTAGATAGAGTAGATCTGAAGTTAGAGAAGGTTAAAACAGTCAGTTTGaaggaaaccccccccccacacacacacacacacacacagagaatcaAGTCTGCAAAGTGTTTGTATGAAGCGAACTAGCTTGGCTTAAAAACTGGGTGTTTAAGGGCGAGGTTAGAACTTTCCCAAAGAGTGAGGAGGATTGTCTGCGTCTTGTGCAACCCTGCTGTTGCCAGGCAACCAGCGACAACACCACGGAGTGGTGCTGTGATGCTTTGAAAGGGTTGAGGTTGTTTTTGGTTGAAAGAGCCTATCAGCAGAGGCTCAGGCTGTGGGTCTTACCAGCGGCTGGTTGTTCTTCACCAGACAGACAATTCTCATGGCCTCCTCATCCTCGGGCATCTCGTCTGGCACAGGAGGCAAAACAGGTCCGTAGGCCCCCCGCGCCACGCAGTCGTGGGCCAACAGGAGCGCCTGGGGGAGGGGTGCAGGTGTTAGAAGGCTCCACCAGAACCCCCGGGGGCTCTAGAGGACGTCTCCAGACCTGCAGGTGAGGCGAGTCCAGGAGGCTGCAGAGCTCCAGAGATTCAGGAGATGGGTGGGGGGCCATCTGGACCGCAGCCAGGACCTGATGGACAGAGCTCACCttcagctgtctgtgtgtgtgtgtgtgtgtgtgtgtgtgtgtgtgtgtgtgtgtgtgtgtgtgtgtgtgtgtgtgtgtgtgtgtgtgtgtgtgtgtgtacctcatGAGACAATCCTGAGCCACACGTCAGAATTGGATTTGGAGTCGACTTCTGGAACTGCAGCAGGCGCTCATAAATCTAGTGGGGCAgacaggatgtgatgtcatAGACACCTTGCTAGCATTGCTAACAGGTTTTTAGCGTGGGTCTGTGGAGGCGGGGCATACCTTTAGCAGAGCCTGCAGCCACGGAGAACTCAGTAGTTGATGCAgaagatcagcacctccaacGTCTCTGAGAACAGCCTCACCCACATCCTCTAGCACACCGCACAGCATCAGGATgacgcctacacacacacacacacacacacacacacacacacacacacacacacacacacacacacacacacacacacacacacacacacacacacacacacacacacacacacacacacacacacacacacacacaaacatctcaggttctggttctgacttTAAAGCTGGAATCAGAGAGGAGCGTCTGTGTTTCAGCCAATCCAAGTTCATATCCAGCCCAGGTGGTGGACCTGAGGGCAGGTGTGTGGTCTCTGGCGGACCCTCTGGTATGCAGATAGCAATGCTATGCTAGCAATGCTGTTGGACACAgctcaacaacaacacaaacatggacACAAGTACTACAACACCATGAACACGGATGTGTAAAGAACAACATCATCAGTAAACAAGGAATGTATcaggaagaagtgtgtgtgtctgtgtgtgtgtgtgttataataacaataatgaaccAGTGGAGCCTGAGCCGGTTTCTCTGCACCAGCCGGTCCATCTAGGGCTGACAGAGACGATGACCCCTGGAGTGTGTTCTGGATCCCTTCACACAGACAGGAGGCTGGAATGGAAGCAGGTTTCACTGCTTCAGggggtctcaggataatctgatggATTTAATCCTGAACACTGGAACAGCTGTGGGCTTCATTCTGGGGTAACGGCTagtaacctgtcatgtgacccagacctgtccagaggcacaggcgcacgcTTTCGTCTGTGCCTCATTCggcacagatgtcacttttcaaaataagaagTCTACAGactgataataaaaaaagtgaaattcaaATTCTGTTCCGGCCGGTGCCAAATGGCCCGTGGCCCGTGACCCGGTGGTTGGagtccactgtgtgtgtgtgtgtgtgtgtgtgtgtgtgtgtgtgtgtgtgtttgtgtgagactCACCATGCTCCATAGTTTCTCATGTCAGGCTGAATCGAAGCTGATTGTTCTCCCTAAAGTAAAGTAAAGGTACAcatttagggggggggggcaacgcaCACACTCGTCTGACTGTTGTCTCTGGGTATTGTAAGGAGGTGCTGTTACTATGGGAACCACCGGCCAGCTGACATCCCTCAGGTGGTGAAGGCTGGACTCTGCAGCTCTCACATTCAAGtcatttatatttctttattatttatttctgcctCCATGGTTTATTTTTACTGGACTAACAGCGCTGTGTCtttgtttatattttctatataaGCGTCACAACGTAAGGTCCACGaatgttagcatttagcctgttagcatgcgTGATGCTAGCACCGACTAGAACTACCAGATGTAGGAAAGCAAAGAACTTACGTGTTGCTGTCGCCGCGTCCGCTGGTGTCTGACGTGATTCCACTGCCAGCCCCACCACTCACTAATCCTCACTAACACCACCTAATCCACCCCCCTCACTCGTCCTCCGGCGGGTCCACCTCTtcactcttcttctcttcctttaaaATCGGTGTCTGTCCTCCCGCCGCGACCTTTCACCCCTCACTGCTTCACTGCGTCACGTCCACACTCACTTTAAGTCCTCCAGGAGATCACAAAGCTCCTTAACCCCATGCTgcttttagacacacacacacacacacacacacacacacacacacacacacacacacacacacacacacacacacacacacactgacagtagCTGTGATGCATTAAATCCTGCTACAACATCTGGGCCTTCAAGAGAACAGCAGttgtcagcagtgtgtgtgtgtgtgtgtgtgtgtgtgtgtgtgtgtgtgtgtgtgtgtgtgtgtgtgtgcgttgggGTCACCAGGTCACGTCCTCATAGATTAACACTGATCCTTCAGAAACGGGAGCAGCAGAGCCAGAGAAACAGGCAGACAGAAGAAAACATGGCCGCCGCTCTGCTGCGCTGCTCCTCACAACGTTTCCTTACTGAAACGGGGGAACAACAAGCGCTTCTCTGCTAACAGGAAGTCCATGTTCCCCTCCGACCTCCTGCTTCCTTTCATATTCATTTCCATTGTAACTTTATGGCACCTGAACTGTAAATGACTACTTCTGCCTTTATTAAATGCATCTAACGACTGTCAGAAAAGCCCACGAGTCCCTGAAGCCGTCTGACGCTGCTTCAGCATTTCATTAAAGCAGCAGCTTCGCTTTGGTCGTCTGTTTGTTTCGGTGAAGTTGCTGCTTCGACCCACATGATGGATGCTGCTAAACCAATAGTGTTGGATGGGCGTACAGGAACAGGAGTGTGAAGGTCAGTCAGGTGTGTTGACCTGTGTGACTCCATTCCAGACGGTAACTGACAGTAAAGAACGGTTCATCAGGgatgtgtgtacatgtatagGTGATGTAAGCTGATGTAATAATGGTCTAACGAGTGTCAGGAGTCGCCCGGTGCTCAACAACAGTACAGCCTCAGGGGGGGATTCGCTCCAGCCACTTAGCAGACTGCTAATGATGAGCCAGCGGTCACAGAGAGTGTCCCCCATGAGAAGACGTTGCCTCTGCGACTAGGAGCGAGCCAACACGCTGTTACTACCAACACTCTGAACACCCAGGTACCAACACATTCACCTGAACCCTGAAGTCCGGGTCATCAGGGGATCCTTTCATCCTTTGAGATGGAGTTTAGAACTAGGAAACAACTCTAGGATGTTTACAccaatgaattttttttccagtttacaATGACAAAAGTCAATCATTGCAGTTGGACACAGATTTCTTCACTTCTTTCCAAAACTCTGTGGACATGAGGTGCACCTGACAGTCAATCTGAAGGCATCAGTCAAAGGAAATCATACGACAGACAGAACAGACACTCTGTCATGGCAGCACCAGAACAGGCTCTAAATACCAGGGCTGTAGAGGCCAAGGTCACCTACAGTAGATTCAATCATTTATTGGATCTTATTTATCTTTAATTCAACATCGGAGCAAATAAAGAGTAAAGATGTTTTCTACTAAATTAATGATTGACAGGAAGCAGTTCTATCTGCAGttcagtaatccctcgctcgtttgcgcttcaagatgcacaacTTCAGtacatcatggatttttagttggtagtcacgtgatgctgtacgcgcatgctattggctgacagcatctggaagtgcgctgtgttccaagACTCATAGAACATTGCGCACTTCTGTGAAAcacgaaagtgctttaaacagtctatcagagtgttttaaaggtgatacagatagaaggtggtttaatatcagtatggggagggttcatgaacatttaaattaccgtaaataataagataaatagtttgtcacaaTATCGGCGAATTTCGTTTTTCAAGAGTGGTCCTGGAACAGGAGTAATGAGGGATTGTTATAGTTGTAAACATCATGGGAGAGGTGGCTGAGGAAGAACTGCAGTTTAAATGCAGAACAGTGGTGCTGGTTCTCACTGTGTACCatacacaagtgtgtgtttgcatgagtgAGTGAggacagggagagagacacaaGAGGTAGACGGTGTTAAGTGCAGTTAAAAAGCAAAGGCACCCAAACAATTTTTGCAGAAATGGCCGATGTCTTTATAACACAGTTATTTAATAATCAGTCCAGGGTTAGGCACTGTGGATGTTAGATAGCCCAACTAGAGGAATTTATATCCCAGGTGTAATGGCGCCCCCTGGGAAATGCAGTCTCCCTTTGTTCCCATTGTTCTTACTTTCTGGCCTGATCAGGCTTTAGATGTTCCATACAAGTCTCTAAGGCTCAGTGAAACAGTCCCGACATTTCTTTGTTTCAAACCATGGATTATATGAGGCCCAACAATGGAGACGCCAATCCAAGTGGCTGgaatagtgtacaggaacatctgttaCCTCTAATCGACTAGAAATATGCAAATCCCAAAGGGTGGTTGAGAACAATAACACCAAGGTGCTGTAGGTGCTGTAAGTGCCATGAGTTGGAAGAACTGCAGGAACAAATGTGGGAAGTCAAAGCCAACGCGGTCTTTGGTTGTCGGTGGACTcagggcagtgacccccaaactgcaAGAGTGGCTACTTCAGATTATAGGAACACCATCTGAAGCCTTAGTTCAGAAGGTTGCAAGGTTTTCAATgcttttgggcgatctcagggtATTCTGTTAGAACACTAGCGCAGTTGTGGGAGGGCCTAATTTttggggtaacggctggtaacctgtcacttGACATGTTCTCCAGATCTCTGAGTTGGGAAATCACCTCACAGCCTCAGTCTCAGCGTTGTACTTGGTGGCCTCTCCACTTCCCTTGTCTCCAGCATGTACATGCATGCGtggcttgattttgatgccggtgatgatcacattattaACACGAGCGTGCTGCTCCAAAACATTCACTCTTTGTTCCAAGGCAACAATGCTCTAGTCCTTCTCTCCCGTATCTTTCCGCAGCTGCATTACTTTTTCCAAGACCTTCCTTAACTCTTCTGTTAACTCTTCTTTCAACTCATTCTTTGACATATAGCATCATCACTTTACCTCCCAATCAAAAATAACCACAGCAGGGATAGAATCTTAGAAACAAGTAGAAAATTAAATGGGAATATAAAATATATCTCTCTGTAAAAGAAACGCTTGGTGCATTCCTTCAAATAAGGGAGATGAAAAGTCCACAAACACTGACCAAGGACTTGGCTTCCAGAGTCTGATGAAGTTCTGTGTGAGATTTCGTCAGTGTTGTTGGAACATTTAATGAGTTCCTTGGAGGTTGAATCAGACCAATAAAAACTTGACAAACTTACGCAGGACACTGAGTTTAGAGACGATCAAGACTCCGTTAAGTGTCTGTGAACCAAAGGTGCTTAACGCTTTGTATTAAAGTCTAATATGATTAATGGATGGTGAACTTAACGTTACACATTTAACTTTTGGTGGGTTTGTAGATCTTCACAAATATAGGTATGTTTATTTTATGGTCATGTTTACAATTTACATTCTAATAATGTGTGGTAATATCACTATTGTGTCTCTTATCTGCAAACATGAAACCCTTCATGAGCCTATGTATATTTTCATTGCTGCTCTGCTACTGAATTCCGCTCTGTACAGCACTGTCATATACCCCAAGTTGTTCATTGACTTCTTATCTGAAAAACAGATCATATCCTATTCAGCCTGTTTCTTTCAGTTGTTTCTGTATTACACTTCGTGGGGTTCGGAATTCTTTCTGTTGTCAGCCATGGCCTATGACAGGTATGTGTCTATATGTAAACCTCTACAATATCTGACTATCATGAGAAAAACAACTGTGAGTGTTTTGCTGGTGTTAGCTTGGTTCCTGCCTGCTTGTCAGATTTCTCTTGCTCTAGTACTGAATTCCAATTCAAAACTCTGTAGTTTCACTATTGATGGAATCTTTTGTGACAACTCAGTGTACTCTGTATACTGTGTGAGATCCAGCGCGCTGGCTGTATATGGTATGATCTGTCTGGTAAGTGGAGGAATTCTGCCAGTGTTCTTCATACTATTTACATACATCAGGATCCTTCTGGTATGTTATCGAAGTAGCACAGAAGTCAGAACAAAAGCTGCACAGACATGTTTACCCCACCTGTTGGTTTTAATCAACTTTACATGTTTGTGCTCATATGGTGTGATTATAGCTCGAATAGAAACTAATTTCTCAAAAACTGTACGTTTAATAATGAGTCTGCAATCATTTTTGTATCATCCTTTGTTCAATCCAATTATATACGGAGTGAAAATGACAGAGATCTCTAAACACCTGAAGGGACTGTTCTGTGAACACAAACCTATTATGTGTTAAAATACTACAGTAACGACAGTTACAGTAACTAATTCTTGTTAGCAACAACAATGTAcaataattttcattcattcattcgttcatcatctaccgcttcatctgccGTGTGTAgaataatgtattttttcttaataATAATGTAGATATGCTAACTGTTTGAATGTTGTGAACATACGGATTTATTTCGTTTTGTAAAAGCCTTCTTTAccattttatttacatgaagTGAATTTTGAATTGAAACAAagtgatgataaataaatatgttgttGGTATTAAGAAAACACGTTTTTGTTGGTGTCACTTGTGCGGCAACGTTAGTCTGCAAATGAGTCATTATCAAACTACCAGTTCTAGATTCTGGTAGTTTGATTCTTTGATctaatttttgtgttgtttgtcctCTTTGCATGACAACAACTATGGGTGAATTTCTTGAGTTCAACCAGAAAAGAAGGTTTccaaataatatatatttaataatattaaaaacttcttcttcttcttttcctttcggcattTCCCTtcggggtcgccacagcgaatcaattgcctccatctaaccctgtcttctgtatcctcttgtatcacaccaactaccttcatgtcctctttcactacatccataaacctggtcactcccagagagaacctcagcatcttcatctctgctacctccagctctgtctcctgtcttttctcagtgacactgtctctaggccaaacaacatcgctggtctcaccacagttttgtacacctttcctttcattttagctgaaactcttctatcacacatcacacctgacactttcctccacccgttccatccacGCCTAATCACGATATATAGTACAAAATAAATCACTATACTTTTATTTCAGATAAACATTCTTTTATTCCAAAAAGAATGTTTATCTCTTCCATTCCTTGTTTCATACTGGAGTTCAACTGGAAGGTCTGGACAATTCCCACAAAGTTTTTAGTAACAAATAAAGGCAAAGAAGTTTCTTCTAGAATAATTCAGAAATAttatctgtctgtgtctctctctgtctgtctgtctgtctgtctgtgtctctgtctgtctgtgtctctgtctgtctctctatctcccCCCAAGTGTTAcatgttttctctgtttttcttcatacTACTGGTACAAGATCTGAATCAGCTCCGATCTGACTTCCTCTGTAGTTCCTGcctctgtctgtccgtccgtccgaccgaacgaacgaatgaacaaaCACTTATCCCATGTACATGTGATTTGGGTCGGACAGTCAACATACTGCTTTAGAATGGGCAGGGCCTACTTCAGTTCATGTTGCAAATCTATACAATCCTATCCGATATTGACTGCCTGAGCCAAAGGCTGGCAATAGGGCAGCAATTCTGGGGGTCAGCACAGAGCAGCACAACTAACAGTTGGTAGCAAGCCAGCACTGAAGACTAAAGGAAAGGCAGGAACTTGGgagtggggcggcagtggctcagcggtagagcgggcggtagagcgggtcgtccaatgttccaagatttgCGGTTTGATTTCCGCTCCCGTTCAGtcacttcgg
This window of the Antennarius striatus isolate MH-2024 chromosome 12, ASM4005453v1, whole genome shotgun sequence genome carries:
- the LOC137604587 gene encoding uncharacterized protein isoform X4; this encodes MEHGVILMLCGVLEDVGEAVLRDVGGADLLHQLLSSPWLQALLKIYERLLQFQKSTPNPILTCGSGLSHEVLAAVQMAPHPSPESLELCSLLDSPHLQALLLAHDCVARGAYGPVLPPVPDEMPEDEEAMRIVCLVKNNQPLNGDVHRGPEGLVGSRWSSLRRLTWEHRVPARRARSGEELRRSDFETKPLPLPRGAQSHPHLPRYELIGSSSLCLQTTQLWKGEVNQSVPSLFSPTPCNGLFPDKPKPNRGDGASAGGCSDDYAYPPPPITAAYSLSLPNSPALYKKGAGRGHCRNIRTPGRIAPCSGTSPLRAQTAPSSPAAHCSVRHEGGRAPPAPRRQHHQEEPLNHPLMKLSSTAQHHNGCQNQPKLRRQSLQLTKQCSMEELRSSVQLVASSIEQGTQGVCHLGQKMMAATEMISDSVEENARALNLLAEVVDKLQGLIVSSKHPQSSPKRNTPPPPPPRVSSISSKAVHKPPTPHPCYLSSSSSSSSSSSSLSISSGSFADGFARPKQKNEGSKGSMVNLEVFSRTGGGGSQGQVRLNNGSVSRAPQVDHRGYNTGCLTTKKKKKK
- the LOC137605525 gene encoding putative olfactory receptor 4A4, yielding MDGELNVTHLTFGGFVDLHKYRYVYFMVMFTIYILIMCGNITIVSLICKHETLHEPMYIFIAALLLNSALYSTVIYPKLFIDFLSEKQIISYSACFFQLFLYYTSWGSEFFLLSAMAYDRYVSICKPLQYLTIMRKTTVSVLLVLAWFLPACQISLALVLNSNSKLCSFTIDGIFCDNSVYSVYCVRSSALAVYGMICLVSGGILPVFFILFTYIRILLVCYRSSTEVRTKAAQTCLPHLLVLINFTCLCSYGVIIARIETNFSKTVRLIMSLQSFLYHPLFNPIIYGVKMTEISKHLKGLFCEHKPIMC